A DNA window from Mucilaginibacter xinganensis contains the following coding sequences:
- a CDS encoding cytochrome c maturation protein CcmE domain-containing protein, with protein MKKSSIFGLIVIAIAIATIITTYSSSSTYGSFSDAKKTTDELHIVGHLDKSKELYYDATKDANYFSFFIKDNKGEECKVIFTGTKPQDFEKSEQIVLTGRMNGKEFHASTILMKCPSKYTQDKVEVTEAKAKTAQL; from the coding sequence ATGAAAAAAAGTTCAATATTTGGGTTGATTGTAATTGCTATCGCGATAGCAACTATTATCACTACTTACTCCAGTTCAAGTACTTACGGATCATTTAGCGACGCTAAAAAAACAACAGATGAATTGCACATAGTTGGCCACCTGGATAAGAGCAAAGAACTTTACTACGATGCTACAAAGGACGCCAACTACTTCTCGTTTTTTATAAAAGATAATAAAGGGGAGGAATGTAAGGTGATCTTTACCGGTACCAAGCCACAGGACTTTGAGAAATCAGAACAAATAGTACTCACAGGGCGCATGAATGGCAAGGAATTTCATGCATCTACCATCCTTATGAAATGCCCTTCAAAGTACACTCAGGACAAAGTGGAAGTTACAGAGGCTAAAGCTAAAACAGCCCAATTATAA
- a CDS encoding gliding motility-associated C-terminal domain-containing protein has translation MFKNLCVLFLLISFKALAQTPNIGFEDGTFRNWQCYTGKIDSLGSISLNPTAAIYNRHTIISKQPSVLLDPYGKFPVVCPNGSNYSVRLGNDAAGAQAERVSYTFTVPDRKYYSIVFNYAVVLENPEHQPFQQPKFTAQVYDVTDDVFLECPSFNFAASSSLPGFKLSTVPGAKGESIYYKDWSTATIDLSHYAGKVISLVFTTNDCTKIRHFGYAYLDIDENNGNSIAGNAYCAGQTFATLYAPNGFASYVWYNEDLSKQVGTGQSLRISPPPPDNTVYAVKIFPYPGLGCIDTMFTTVKRIDEGFRLKVADTVFGCPDEGVNLADPKVTAGSSPGTMLSFFKDSLGTSYLYDPESVKITGTYYIQGLNSEGCMNILPVHVVVGLPELTVVDPQPADFPTTVDLSKTFIHKAGLTYSYYADAGETKPVNEYYAVKYGAVYYIKATSSQGCSRTVAVNVVIHPPPPYSITAPNTFTPNNDGINDSFSIKLSGFVTFGNVKIFNRAGQVVFTGKHNTDFWNGTYNGQNLPPGVYYWLFEGVDDYRQLKIHRAESITLLR, from the coding sequence ATGTTTAAAAATTTATGTGTTTTATTTTTACTCATAAGCTTTAAAGCGCTTGCCCAAACACCGAATATTGGTTTTGAAGACGGTACGTTCCGCAACTGGCAATGCTACACCGGGAAGATAGATTCCCTTGGGAGTATTTCGTTAAATCCCACTGCTGCTATTTACAACCGGCATACTATTATAAGCAAACAACCATCGGTATTGTTAGACCCCTACGGTAAATTTCCTGTTGTTTGCCCCAATGGTAGTAACTATTCCGTCAGGCTTGGTAATGATGCAGCCGGGGCTCAGGCCGAGCGGGTTTCATACACATTTACAGTTCCCGATAGAAAATATTACAGTATAGTTTTTAATTATGCGGTTGTTTTAGAGAACCCCGAACATCAGCCTTTTCAGCAACCTAAATTTACAGCGCAGGTTTATGATGTTACGGATGATGTTTTTTTGGAGTGCCCCTCGTTTAATTTTGCGGCATCTTCCAGTTTGCCGGGATTCAAATTGTCAACAGTACCGGGCGCAAAAGGTGAAAGCATCTATTATAAAGACTGGTCTACAGCTACTATTGATCTTAGTCATTATGCAGGTAAAGTTATCAGCCTGGTTTTTACTACCAACGATTGTACAAAAATCAGGCATTTTGGGTACGCGTATCTTGATATTGACGAAAATAACGGCAACTCAATAGCCGGCAATGCCTATTGTGCAGGTCAAACCTTTGCAACTTTGTATGCGCCCAATGGGTTTGCATCTTATGTGTGGTATAATGAAGATCTGTCCAAACAGGTGGGCACTGGCCAAAGTTTAAGGATTTCGCCGCCCCCACCGGATAATACAGTTTACGCAGTAAAAATATTTCCGTACCCCGGGCTTGGTTGCATCGATACGATGTTCACCACTGTAAAGAGAATTGACGAAGGGTTTAGGTTAAAAGTAGCTGATACGGTTTTTGGGTGCCCTGATGAAGGCGTAAACCTTGCAGATCCTAAAGTTACGGCAGGGAGCAGTCCGGGCACCATGCTAAGTTTTTTTAAAGATTCTTTGGGAACCAGTTATTTATATGACCCCGAAAGCGTCAAAATTACCGGTACCTATTACATCCAGGGGCTCAACAGCGAAGGCTGTATGAACATATTACCGGTACATGTGGTAGTTGGCCTGCCTGAACTTACTGTTGTTGATCCCCAGCCGGCCGACTTTCCCACAACAGTTGATTTGTCAAAAACATTTATACATAAGGCCGGGCTGACTTATAGCTACTATGCTGACGCCGGCGAAACCAAGCCGGTAAATGAGTACTATGCCGTAAAATACGGTGCGGTTTATTATATAAAAGCAACCAGCAGCCAGGGTTGTAGCCGAACGGTTGCTGTAAATGTGGTGATCCATCCACCCCCCCCTTATAGCATTACTGCTCCAAATACATTTACGCCGAATAATGATGGTATAAATGATAGCTTCAGCATCAAGCTCAGTGGCTTTGTTACTTTCGGAAATGTAAAAATATTTAACCGGGCAGGGCAGGTGGTGTTTACCGGGAAACATAATACGGACTTTTGGAATGGTACCTATAATGGACAAAATTTACCGCCTGGTGTTTATTATTGGTTATTTGAAGGCGTGGATGATTACCGGCAGCTCAAAATTCACCGGGCTGAATCCATTACCCTGTTGAGGTAG
- a CDS encoding Glu/Leu/Phe/Val family dehydrogenase — MATTNSAADQDTHFFGDVCKNFDYAAQFTKHDSGLLDQIKSCNSVYRFRFPIRRGNGFEVIDAWRVEHSQHQSPTKGGIRYSEMVNEDEVMALAALMTYKCAIVNVPFGGAKGGIKINPKNYTLQELENITRRYTVELIKKNFIGPSIDVPAPDYGSGEREMSWIADTYATMNPGQLDAMGAVTGKPIALHGIAGRKEATGRGVAIAARECVSVGEDMQKIGLLPGISGKKVIVQGLGNVGYHSAKFLAEFGAVIVGLCEFEGAIYNADGLDVDAVFQHRKATGSILGYAGAKQEFKNSLEGLEQPCDILVPAALENQITVANVKNIKAKIIVEGANGPTSPEAEAIFYSNGGLIIPDMYANAGGVTVSYFEWLKNLSHVAFGRINRRFEENSNLNLVNMVEGITGIALTPMQRSTIIKGASELELVNSGLEDTMIRSYHEIREIYKNNPKIDTLRSAAMVGAINKIAVSYQNLGVWP; from the coding sequence ATGGCTACCACTAATTCAGCCGCAGATCAGGATACCCACTTTTTTGGTGATGTATGTAAGAATTTTGATTATGCAGCGCAATTTACCAAACATGACTCTGGCTTGTTAGATCAGATAAAATCATGCAACAGCGTTTACCGTTTTCGTTTTCCCATCCGCAGAGGTAATGGATTTGAAGTAATTGATGCCTGGCGCGTTGAGCACTCACAGCACCAGTCGCCCACTAAAGGCGGTATTCGCTACAGCGAAATGGTTAATGAGGATGAAGTAATGGCGCTTGCCGCGTTAATGACCTATAAGTGTGCTATTGTGAATGTTCCTTTTGGCGGTGCAAAGGGTGGTATCAAGATCAATCCTAAAAACTATACTTTACAGGAGCTAGAAAACATTACCCGCCGCTATACCGTTGAATTAATTAAGAAAAATTTCATAGGCCCAAGCATTGATGTGCCTGCGCCAGACTACGGATCGGGTGAGCGCGAGATGAGCTGGATTGCTGATACTTATGCAACAATGAATCCGGGTCAGCTTGATGCTATGGGAGCCGTTACAGGTAAGCCAATTGCTTTACATGGCATAGCAGGGCGCAAGGAAGCAACAGGCAGGGGAGTGGCCATAGCCGCCCGTGAGTGTGTGAGCGTTGGTGAGGACATGCAGAAAATAGGCTTGCTACCCGGTATTTCAGGTAAAAAAGTTATTGTGCAGGGTTTAGGTAACGTGGGTTACCATTCGGCTAAATTTTTGGCGGAGTTTGGTGCCGTAATAGTTGGATTGTGTGAGTTTGAAGGTGCTATTTACAATGCCGACGGATTGGATGTTGATGCTGTTTTCCAGCACCGTAAAGCTACAGGTTCGATTTTAGGTTATGCTGGTGCCAAACAGGAATTTAAAAATTCATTGGAAGGTCTTGAGCAGCCTTGCGATATTTTAGTTCCGGCAGCGCTCGAAAATCAGATCACTGTAGCGAATGTTAAAAATATTAAAGCTAAAATAATTGTTGAAGGTGCTAACGGACCTACTTCTCCGGAAGCAGAAGCTATTTTTTACAGCAACGGCGGCCTGATTATTCCGGACATGTATGCCAACGCAGGCGGTGTAACGGTGTCATACTTTGAATGGCTTAAAAACCTTTCGCATGTTGCGTTTGGCCGGATCAACAGGCGGTTTGAGGAAAATTCAAATCTAAACCTGGTAAACATGGTTGAAGGTATTACTGGTATAGCCTTAACGCCGATGCAGCGTTCAACCATCATAAAAGGAGCATCGGAACTTGAACTGGTAAACTCAGGTCTGGAAGACACTATGATCCGCTCATACCACGAGATAAGAGAGATCTATAAGAACAACCCTAAAATTGATACGCTGCGCAGTGCCGCAATGGTGGGTGCTATTAACAAAATAGCAGTATCATACCAAAATTTAGGCGTTTGGCCATGA
- a CDS encoding CcmD family protein, which translates to MKKTSLLALLLLSYIAVFAQGNGVEMADELRSSGKIYVVVTIIVIIFVGLALYLFSIDRRLKKIEKEK; encoded by the coding sequence ATGAAAAAAACATCTCTTTTAGCACTTTTGCTTTTGAGTTACATTGCTGTATTTGCGCAGGGGAACGGTGTGGAAATGGCGGATGAGTTACGCAGCTCGGGCAAAATATATGTAGTGGTAACTATAATAGTTATAATTTTTGTTGGCCTGGCCCTTTATCTGTTCTCGATAGACAGGCGATTAAAAAAAATTGAAAAGGAAAAATAG
- the ccsA gene encoding cytochrome c biogenesis protein, giving the protein MKFIYQTWWKVLAVMVILYTLIAGFLFGVPTLPILHETIRNTYFHVPMWIAMFTVFTISVVYSIKYLGTGKEEYDLIAVECVNTGTFFYVLGLITGMIWAKYTWGAFWSNDPKQNSAAIAFLLYCAYAVLRNSIDEEQKRAKISAIYNIFAFPIMVVLIMVLPRMTDSLHPGNGGNPAFGKLDMDNRMRVVLYPAFIAWSFIAIWIASLRYRIRLIEYKKNEIS; this is encoded by the coding sequence ATGAAATTTATATATCAAACCTGGTGGAAAGTATTGGCAGTAATGGTCATTCTTTACACCCTTATTGCCGGGTTTTTATTCGGTGTGCCGACGCTTCCTATTCTTCACGAAACTATAAGGAACACTTATTTCCACGTGCCTATGTGGATAGCTATGTTTACGGTTTTTACAATTTCGGTTGTCTATAGCATCAAATATTTAGGAACGGGTAAAGAAGAATACGACCTGATAGCCGTAGAATGTGTAAACACCGGTACGTTTTTTTATGTCCTGGGATTAATTACCGGTATGATTTGGGCAAAATACACCTGGGGAGCATTTTGGAGTAATGATCCTAAACAGAACAGCGCTGCTATTGCTTTTTTGTTATACTGCGCCTATGCGGTGCTCCGAAACTCAATTGATGAGGAGCAGAAGCGCGCTAAAATTTCAGCAATATATAACATCTTCGCCTTCCCTATAATGGTAGTGCTCATAATGGTATTGCCGCGAATGACAGATTCGCTGCATCCCGGTAATGGGGGTAACCCGGCATTCGGTAAACTGGATATGGATAACAGGATGCGTGTGGTGTTATATCCTGCATTTATAGCCTGGAGTTTTATAGCTATCTGGATCGCATCGTTACGCTATCGCATCCGGTTAATTGAATACAAAAAGAACGAAATAAGTTAA
- a CDS encoding carboxypeptidase-like regulatory domain-containing protein has translation MITFAQSGIITGTVTNAESKSPLPRASVFLSNSSVGSATSEDGKYVLNGIRPGQYTLTVTILGYEDYSKSILVGREPIKMDISLTPKPMMLKEVTIISAADWKKNYEAFRKSFIGTDENSKNCVVVNPHVLNLQFNRTKQTLEASADEFLVVENKALGYRVKFLLKNFIEDRVANIVAYGGERLFEELPGNAAQKKKWHLKREEAYYGSAMHFFRSLYTNKLNEDGFVMYHLNRQLNPNRPPEDIIRKKAKMFYERRMADSLNYWNSLSTLSKYYKETLNKVAVLPYEVLNNTEQQGIYAIHFPNYLYVVYTKKRDEVYNKDLYRPLDMPNYEATVLTLFEPNYALFDMNGIIVSQPPLLEGAWAKARLSDLLPVDYVPDVK, from the coding sequence GTGATAACCTTTGCTCAAAGCGGAATTATTACCGGTACAGTAACCAATGCCGAAAGTAAAAGCCCATTACCCCGTGCCAGTGTATTTTTAAGCAACTCATCAGTTGGGTCTGCAACCTCTGAAGATGGTAAATATGTTCTTAACGGCATCAGACCGGGTCAATACACTTTAACAGTAACCATATTGGGGTACGAGGATTATTCGAAAAGCATACTTGTTGGCCGCGAACCTATAAAAATGGATATAAGTTTAACGCCTAAGCCAATGATGCTGAAAGAGGTGACGATAATATCCGCAGCGGACTGGAAAAAAAACTATGAGGCATTCAGAAAGAGCTTTATAGGTACCGATGAAAACTCCAAAAATTGTGTCGTCGTAAACCCGCATGTACTCAACCTTCAATTCAATCGTACCAAGCAAACGCTGGAGGCAAGTGCAGATGAGTTTTTAGTTGTTGAGAATAAGGCATTAGGCTACCGCGTAAAATTCTTACTTAAGAACTTTATAGAAGACAGGGTAGCGAATATTGTGGCTTACGGCGGCGAGCGGTTATTTGAAGAGTTGCCAGGCAACGCCGCGCAGAAAAAGAAATGGCATCTAAAACGGGAAGAAGCTTATTATGGTTCGGCAATGCATTTTTTTCGGTCGTTATATACCAACAAATTAAATGAAGATGGCTTTGTGATGTATCATTTAAACCGGCAGCTTAACCCGAACAGGCCACCGGAAGATATTATCAGGAAAAAGGCCAAAATGTTTTATGAACGGCGAATGGCTGATTCATTAAATTATTGGAACAGCTTATCAACGCTTTCAAAATATTATAAAGAAACACTTAATAAGGTGGCTGTTTTGCCTTACGAAGTATTGAACAACACAGAACAGCAAGGCATTTACGCAATACATTTTCCAAACTACTTATATGTGGTTTATACAAAAAAGCGGGATGAAGTTTATAACAAAGACCTGTACCGGCCCCTGGATATGCCAAACTATGAAGCCACAGTGCTTACCTTATTTGAGCCTAACTATGCATTGTTTGACATGAATGGTATTATAGTTAGCCAGCCGCCGTTACTGGAAGGGGCATGGGCAAAGGCAAGGCTATCAGACCTGTTGCCGGTTGATTATGTGCCGGATGTGAAGTGA
- a CDS encoding heme exporter protein CcmB — protein MQLINQTINLLKKEILLEWRSKYAFNGVLLYVVSTVFICYIAFNLNPGFMGSNGYPIVWNVLFWIIILFASVNAIAKSFMQESKSRLLYYYSIASPQAIILSKTIYNILLMTLLSALALPVYMLFFNNTIGDPLFYFLAVLLGSISFSTVFTMISAIASKAGNNGTLMAILSFPVIIPVILILVKLSKSAMDGIERSLSYGNIGVLLAINVIVITTSLILFPFLWRD, from the coding sequence ATGCAGCTCATCAACCAAACCATTAATCTTTTAAAAAAGGAAATTTTATTGGAATGGCGTTCCAAATATGCTTTTAATGGGGTGCTGTTATATGTGGTGTCAACCGTATTTATCTGTTATATAGCATTTAACTTAAATCCAGGTTTTATGGGCAGTAATGGCTATCCAATAGTTTGGAATGTATTATTCTGGATAATTATACTTTTTGCCTCTGTAAACGCTATAGCCAAAAGCTTTATGCAGGAGAGTAAGAGCAGGTTGCTTTATTATTATTCAATAGCAAGCCCGCAGGCTATTATCCTGTCGAAAACTATTTACAATATCTTGCTGATGACGCTGCTAAGTGCTCTGGCGCTGCCGGTTTATATGTTGTTTTTTAATAACACTATTGGCGACCCACTTTTTTACTTTTTAGCGGTTCTGCTCGGCAGTATTAGCTTTTCTACCGTTTTTACCATGATCTCTGCCATTGCTTCAAAAGCGGGTAATAACGGAACGCTCATGGCCATATTAAGCTTCCCTGTAATTATACCGGTTATACTCATCCTGGTAAAGCTTAGCAAAAGCGCGATGGACGGGATTGAAAGAAGCTTAAGCTATGGCAATATTGGTGTGTTGCTGGCCATTAACGTAATCGTAATTACAACCTCCCTTATTTTATTCCCCTTTTTATGGCGTGATTAA
- a CDS encoding methylated-DNA--[protein]-cysteine S-methyltransferase: MPAAYYNSPIGILRITEDEDFITSVYALDQEQQVTPADTALLQKAVQQLDEYFAGKRTVFDLPVKQQGSDFQQKVWTQLTKIGFGKTISYGQQSKLMNNPLGIRAIASANGKNHLLIIVPCHRVIGSDGSLTGFGCGVWRKQWLLAHEARVSGVGQAVLDL, encoded by the coding sequence ATGCCTGCAGCTTACTATAACAGCCCGATTGGTATTTTACGTATAACCGAAGACGAAGATTTTATAACTTCAGTTTACGCGCTTGACCAGGAACAGCAAGTAACGCCGGCTGACACAGCTTTACTGCAAAAAGCCGTGCAACAGCTGGATGAATATTTTGCAGGAAAAAGAACAGTCTTCGATTTGCCGGTTAAGCAACAAGGTTCGGATTTTCAGCAAAAGGTTTGGACGCAATTAACCAAAATAGGTTTTGGTAAGACTATAAGCTACGGGCAGCAATCAAAATTAATGAATAACCCTTTGGGTATAAGAGCAATTGCATCAGCAAATGGCAAAAACCATTTACTGATAATTGTTCCGTGCCACCGGGTTATCGGCTCTGACGGCAGTTTAACTGGTTTTGGGTGCGGAGTTTGGCGCAAACAATGGCTTTTAGCGCATGAGGCCCGGGTGTCAGGCGTGGGGCAAGCTGTGCTTGATCTTTAA
- a CDS encoding response regulator has protein sequence MTPVNILVVDDREENIIALSALLDRDDICLFCTTSPNEGLKIAWENQISIALIDVQMPEMDGFEFVEMLKSNPRTRDIMVIFVTAISKDAKYAVKGFGVGAVDYLYKPLEPSITVAKVDSFIQLARHHAEIRMKNEELQNMAVVVKNSADIICTADAQTFLIQNINPAVEKIMGFKPVDLIGTSILNFTIDEQNDLFSEKLAEIVRESLHSSVSEFKFKTFDSTIIWAECRVAYRNKKLFLNISDISIQKSYEDQLIKSKESAEYGKKVKENFFANMSHELRTPLNGIIGITNLLRNTGLNEQQSDMIDLLELSSQSLLGVINDVLDISKIDAGKFKIVRAPINLNELIMALYSLLKFKADENNIEFLLDVDPATPLNLMIDSLRLNQILMNLLSNAIKFTAQGYVKLTVSVLQKEESRAQIKFTVEDSGIGIPANRLTSVFESFEQAEDDTATKYGGTGLGLAIVKKLVELKGGELTLSSEEGKGSTFSFVNWFTIVHKTNEKAANAEEPMLEPFENVNVLVAEDNLVNQFMMAKMLKDWGVEFEIVDDGRKVLERLTVKHYDLVLMDTHMPELNGYETTKIIRASFAEPKNSVPILSLSASAFDHEKEEALTVGMNDSLSKPFKPFELHEKIKTLLAKENELKIKHSLPHA, from the coding sequence ATGACCCCTGTTAATATCCTTGTTGTTGATGACCGAGAAGAGAATATCATTGCCCTAAGTGCTTTGCTTGACAGGGATGATATATGCTTGTTTTGTACAACTTCACCAAATGAAGGGCTGAAGATTGCCTGGGAAAATCAAATTTCAATAGCGTTGATAGATGTTCAAATGCCGGAAATGGATGGGTTTGAATTTGTAGAGATGCTAAAATCAAACCCGCGTACCAGAGATATAATGGTAATATTTGTTACTGCTATATCCAAAGATGCAAAATACGCTGTTAAAGGCTTTGGAGTAGGTGCCGTTGATTATCTTTATAAACCTCTTGAACCCTCAATAACCGTAGCGAAAGTTGATTCATTCATCCAACTGGCCCGGCATCATGCTGAAATAAGGATGAAAAATGAGGAACTTCAAAACATGGCCGTGGTGGTAAAAAATTCTGCTGATATTATCTGTACTGCAGATGCGCAGACTTTTCTGATCCAAAATATTAATCCCGCGGTTGAGAAAATAATGGGCTTTAAACCAGTTGACCTAATTGGTACCAGTATTTTGAATTTTACTATTGATGAGCAAAATGACTTATTTTCCGAAAAGCTGGCTGAAATAGTAAGGGAGAGCCTTCATTCATCTGTTTCTGAATTTAAGTTTAAAACGTTTGACAGTACCATTATTTGGGCTGAGTGCAGGGTGGCTTATCGAAATAAGAAGTTGTTTTTAAATATCAGTGATATTTCTATCCAGAAGAGTTACGAAGATCAGCTTATAAAATCAAAGGAAAGTGCTGAATACGGTAAAAAAGTGAAAGAAAACTTTTTTGCAAATATGAGTCATGAATTGCGTACGCCGCTAAATGGTATTATTGGCATCACTAATCTCTTACGCAATACCGGGCTCAATGAACAGCAGAGCGATATGATCGATTTGCTGGAGCTCTCGTCCCAATCACTGCTTGGTGTAATTAACGATGTGCTAGACATTTCAAAAATTGATGCCGGGAAGTTTAAAATTGTCCGGGCACCCATCAATCTTAATGAGCTGATAATGGCATTATATAGCCTGCTCAAGTTTAAAGCAGACGAAAATAATATAGAATTTTTATTGGATGTTGATCCGGCTACTCCGTTAAATTTGATGATTGATTCGTTGCGTTTGAACCAGATTTTAATGAACTTGTTAAGCAATGCCATTAAATTTACTGCGCAGGGTTATGTGAAATTAACCGTATCTGTTTTACAAAAAGAAGAAAGCAGGGCACAAATAAAATTCACGGTTGAAGATAGCGGCATTGGAATTCCGGCTAACAGGCTTACCAGCGTATTTGAATCATTTGAACAGGCTGAAGATGATACCGCAACAAAATATGGCGGTACGGGACTTGGCCTGGCTATCGTCAAAAAACTGGTTGAATTAAAAGGAGGCGAGCTTACACTCAGCAGCGAGGAAGGCAAAGGAAGCACTTTCAGTTTTGTTAATTGGTTCACCATTGTCCACAAGACAAATGAAAAGGCTGCCAACGCGGAGGAACCCATGCTTGAGCCATTTGAAAATGTGAATGTTTTGGTAGCGGAAGACAATCTGGTAAACCAATTTATGATGGCAAAAATGCTCAAGGACTGGGGCGTTGAGTTTGAAATAGTTGATGACGGGAGGAAAGTACTTGAAAGACTAACGGTGAAACATTATGACCTTGTTTTAATGGATACCCACATGCCTGAACTAAATGGCTACGAGACAACGAAGATTATCAGGGCCAGTTTTGCCGAACCCAAAAACAGCGTGCCTATATTGTCCTTATCAGCTTCTGCGTTTGATCATGAAAAGGAAGAGGCGCTTACAGTGGGAATGAATGACTCACTTTCAAAACCCTTTAAACCATTTGAACTACACGAGAAGATAAAGACTTTATTGGCGAAAGAAAATGAGTTAAAGATCAAGCACAGCTTGCCCCACGCCTGA
- a CDS encoding chemotaxis protein CheB — protein sequence MGLDKNIIDRWHNSEILLLGGSAGSFKLLFSLVKLFPSNLNKTVIIIMHRKKNFVSEVEKLFAKNSRMFLKEIGDKDEISRNAIYIAPANYHVLIENQDQFSLDVSEAVWYSKPSIDITFESAAEVFKDRCTAILLSGANQDGAMGLLKLRNVGSLTIAQDPADAEMREMPAEAININAADYVLTGSQIFELLKE from the coding sequence TTGGGTCTTGATAAAAATATAATTGACCGTTGGCACAACTCTGAAATATTGTTGTTAGGCGGTTCCGCGGGCTCTTTTAAATTGCTTTTCAGCTTAGTGAAATTATTTCCCTCCAATTTAAATAAGACGGTTATCATTATAATGCACCGAAAAAAAAATTTCGTGAGCGAAGTTGAAAAACTGTTTGCCAAAAATAGCCGTATGTTTCTCAAAGAAATTGGTGATAAAGACGAGATAAGTAGGAACGCCATTTATATAGCGCCTGCAAATTATCATGTACTGATAGAAAATCAGGATCAATTTAGTCTTGACGTATCAGAGGCCGTATGGTACTCAAAGCCATCCATTGATATTACATTTGAAAGTGCCGCTGAAGTTTTTAAAGATAGATGTACAGCGATATTATTGTCAGGCGCAAACCAGGATGGAGCGATGGGGCTGCTGAAGCTCAGAAATGTGGGCTCGCTAACCATTGCGCAAGATCCTGCTGATGCAGAAATGCGCGAAATGCCTGCGGAAGCTATTAATATTAATGCTGCTGATTACGTATTAACGGGCAGCCAGATTTTTGAACTTTTAAAAGAATAA
- a CDS encoding CheR family methyltransferase: MNISSTGLTTEQIAELIDLVKKVHGFDFSDYSKASLKRRLSRIMMIKKLEFYDLKHKLVNVPEFFQDFLEEITVNVTEMFRDPSFYKALNSQVIPYLSTYQHIKIWSAGCSSGEEVYSLAILLEQEGLKNKSFIYGTDVNTVVLKEARLGIYSYRSIKTYSENYVLSGLKGSLTDHFTTLYDAASIHSELKANTLFSVHNLISDKVFNEFQLISCRNVFIYFETQLQEQILELFYKSLCPHGFLCLGSKETIRSDAFKKKFKAVNQKENIYQKIGS, encoded by the coding sequence ATGAATATTTCTTCAACAGGTTTAACAACAGAGCAAATTGCTGAACTTATTGATCTTGTAAAAAAGGTTCACGGGTTTGATTTTTCAGATTATTCAAAAGCATCCTTAAAAAGGAGGCTCAGCAGAATAATGATGATTAAAAAGCTGGAGTTTTATGATTTGAAGCACAAATTGGTAAACGTTCCTGAATTTTTCCAGGATTTTTTAGAAGAGATCACGGTAAACGTTACTGAAATGTTTCGGGACCCTTCATTTTACAAGGCGCTTAATAGTCAGGTTATTCCATATCTTTCAACTTACCAGCATATCAAGATATGGTCGGCGGGTTGCTCCTCCGGTGAAGAGGTTTATTCACTTGCGATTTTACTGGAGCAGGAAGGACTTAAGAATAAATCATTTATTTATGGTACCGATGTAAACACAGTAGTTTTAAAGGAAGCACGTTTGGGGATCTACAGTTACAGGAGCATAAAAACATACTCTGAAAACTATGTGTTATCAGGATTAAAAGGATCGCTTACTGATCATTTTACCACCCTGTATGATGCTGCAAGTATCCATAGCGAATTAAAAGCGAATACCCTATTCTCTGTTCATAATTTAATATCTGATAAGGTCTTTAACGAGTTTCAGCTAATTAGCTGCCGTAATGTTTTTATATATTTTGAAACGCAGCTGCAGGAACAAATACTGGAGTTGTTTTATAAGAGTTTGTGTCCGCATGGTTTCTTGTGCCTCGGCAGTAAAGAAACAATCAGATCAGATGCCTTTAAGAAAAAGTTTAAGGCAGTAAATCAAAAGGAAAATATTTACCAGAAAATTGGGTCTTGA